ATTTGAAGAATCTGCAATACAATAATTAGATTTCTGCAACTTACCCTTCATTCTAGGGTAAGTCGGTATGAGCTTCAGATGGTATTTCgtattttattaaagaaaaaaatgccccAAACTATAAATGTGTGATTAAAACAGCCATAAAATTTCCTTACATATTAGACATGGCAGGTACAAAACCAGAATATTCTTACATTGCTTATTCCATTCTTTGGAAGATGCACACACTCAAAGAACAGTTTATTATAGGGCATGGCAGATATAAATTTAGCTACCCTGAAAGGGTACATCTGCAAGGTACATCTGCTGTGCATCTCTATCTGGTCCTTCAGAGATAATCAATACAATCAGCATCCCAGGATTTTGAAACCCATTTTAAAACTAGCAAAATTAAGTTAGTGGAGCAGAATGGAAAATTTCACTTGGAAAGAGCTGTTATCACTGTCTTATTAAGAATATCCAACAGCAGCGCCAGCACTATTTTAGTAAGTCTGTTTTTATAAGCAGAAGGACTAATAGCTGTACACAGAATCAGTGGAAAACCCCTTATTTCATATATAAACCTCCCTGTTCTCTTGTATACTATATGCCAATGCTTAAGTATCAAGTTCAGAATGTAATCAAGTCCAGAATAACTCATACTTGACTATAATCAGCTATCTGAATTTTTGCTAACATTTTGGTTTCAAACTTAAGGTCCAGTTATGTGGTATTTCACAGCACTTCCATTCATCAAACCAGTGCCCACTTAAAATTGACAGATCATACTGCAGCTTTGAGAAAGAACTTTGTAAGAACTGAAGATTAAGAGTTCATTGTTACCATGATGTATTTTATGGAGAACCTAATTGATTTGGATTCTTCTTTTTAGTCTTTCAGACAGGGGAAGGGGACTGTCTGCCCATGCATAAGACAGAAGAGCACCTTTGGCTTGCTGTGTGGGGCCAGAACCCAAACTCTCAAACTGCTGCTCTGGACTTTGGAAACAATTAACATCCCTTAAAGAGGACGGTTTTGGAGTTTCTTGCAATGAGAAACTATTACCATCTTTTTTTGAAGAGGTtggcttctccttcccttcaaTTATAAGCACGGAGTCACTGTTTGTTCTTTTGCCAGAAACAATGTTActccttttctttgtaaaacattttttaaactgaCCATGGTTCGGTTGCCCTTTTTGCTGCTcataaatctgatttttattgATGTTCCCATCATCACTGTCTTCACTAGAAGAACACCTGTTCTGACACACACTCTTCTTAAAAGAAGTTTTCCAAGTAGCTTGCATATAAGCTTTTTCAATGTGACAGCCAGTTACAACATCTTCTGGCTTTTGAGAGACTTGATGCATTTCGTACCCAGGATGAAGTGTCTCTGTTGTTTGCCAGCTGAGGGCTAGAGATGTTGAACTGCTTATATTACGGCCTTTCTGCATCATTCCAGCCAGGCTGTCATCTCTTTTGTACTTATCTTGATAAATGTGCACACTGGAATCCTCTGTGCTTTTTTCTGATAGCATGTTTTTACTTTCCTGCACCATTTTATTTAATTGACATGAAAAGGGGATGTAATCTTCATCAAGATTCaatgtttcttctgtttgtttaaaacatttcaaaggcTCCAGTTGCGTTATACCTGCAGACAACAAAGGCTTTGATGGCATGGAAGTGTTCTTAAGTATTTTCTCAGTTAAAGACTGCTTCTGAAGTTGCCCAATAGCATcattcaaaaccaaatcatCTGCACTATCCAAAAGATGCTGATCAGACTGCATAGCATCAGAATATTCTGACCTATTTCTCACTGTTTCATGATCCAGTGGACGTGAATGTTTTATGCATGTAGTTAAGTTAGCTGCTGGATCTTGGGCATCACCCCCATGTGCTGGTGAACCACTGAAGAAGGTTCCTTCCCAATCAATACTGCTCAGCTGTAGACCAGATGTTATAGAGGAAGCTGCTGACATCCCTGAACCTTTAGTAAACTGTGCTGGCAATACAGATGAGTCAGGCACCGTACTCTGTAAGAGTGAGTAACATGATGCagtcagaggaagaagagctgctgatgctggCTTTTGAACAGTAGATATGCAGGAAGCTGCAGCTAACACTGTCTCTTTTGATTCAGTACTTCCCTGGTGTAGCTGGTCTTTTTCTTTGTCCAGCATTGATTCCTGCACGGGAAGAATTCCACATCTGGCTTTCAAATTCATTTGAGACAGAAGATTGGTAACTTCATCATAAACATTTgataattccttttcttttggtctgccttttctgtctgaaaaaaataaaatggaaaaagggcATATCAAAATGGTGTATTAACCACAGTTCAGATTTCCTAGTATTACAAGTATAAAATGGTAAGATAAAAGCAGTCCCTGGAAGATATGACCTGATCTTGACAAAATATGATGTTGTTCAATGGTGAGACAAATGTTTGTTACTTTTGCTTCATGTACTCAAGACCCAAAAGCTCATAAGAAATATGCTTTTGGActtacttttctgtttctttttcctaacTTCTGATTTTTCCGCTTGATAAAGGGCAACAATATCAGGATAAGCAGCCTGAAACAAAGACTCCTCTTCTACTGTGACTACAAACAACTCTGCAGGCTCATCTTCTTCATCAACATAATgttctaaaaaaataatgaacGCACATTAGACATGTATATACATACCTATCAAAGTAGgcagtaagaaaaacaaagaacaaaagatTTGCGTACAAAGAAGGTATGTGAAAAGGTCAATAGCATAATGTTTGAGATTTAGCTGCAagtaaagcttttttctttttgctagtTTCCTGGGCACATTAAAGGGAGAAGTTtgtcagcacagaaaaatacctAGCTAGGAAACAGATACAGCTTCAGCTATTTATAGTGAACTaagattctgtattttaatagaGTCCAGATCTTATTAAAATGTACCAGAAGAAGTACCTGAAGATAAAGTCCCATGTTTTctagataatttttttaagcactGATTTTACTTTCAGAGTATGTGAAATTTGATGCATATTTTCTATTGTTTTCATAGAACAGTTTCCAATCCAACCTACATTTCTTTGCCTCATAATGTCATCAAATTCTTCTACTCTTTAAAGCATGCTCCTTTTCtattaagttttttttccataatgtACATAGAAACAGACCAACCTGGTTTTTGCCACTCAATTTCAAAGCAAGGAATTCCTTTTTTAACACGTGTCTTGACTATCCTGCAAGAACAAAAAAGCggccattaaaatattttgtttaaacaggaaatgaaaaatatctaaatatattttaatgctcTAATTTGTAATgattcaggggaaaaaatattcttgtaagagtaaaataaatacaCCTTTAAAAAATATGCTACTTCTTCTTATAAGTTACACAGGGTCTAGAATTGAGTGCTgaaacatttatctttttttaaatgatgcaGCTCACCAGAGCATAACAAGAAACCAAAAAGCTATTCTGAGACAGACAACCATAACACAGACTTGTACAAACATCAGCTTACTATCTTCAACTAACCTACCTGAAAGATAGTTCCTGCTTGGCTAATCTCATCTGCTTTCATGACAAGGTGACCCACTCTGTGGATGACGGAgaggctgtggatgttgtctacctAGACTTTAGTAAAACCTTTGATGCTTCTTCCCTCAACATTCTCCCTGAGAAACTgtctgctcatggcttggatgggGGTACTCTTCACTGCACCTTAAATTTTGGGTCTCTTGGGAGTGTTGCCTGATATGAGCCAGCA
This window of the Melopsittacus undulatus isolate bMelUnd1 chromosome 3, bMelUnd1.mat.Z, whole genome shotgun sequence genome carries:
- the GEN1 gene encoding flap endonuclease GEN homolog 1 yields the protein MGVTNLWQILEPVRQPVNLTTLKGKTLAVDLSLWVCEAQAVKNMIGVVTKPHLRNLFFRISFLTSMGIKLVFVMEGEAPILKAETLSKRNKMRYGSSKKVRAGRTGRSVFKAILKECLELLECLGVPWVQAAGEAEAMCAYLNAEGLVDGCITNDGDVFLYGAQTVYRNFAMNAKDPHLDCYTMSSIKEKLGCDRESLIGLAILLGCDYLPKGIPGVGKEQALKLIGTLQGQNLLQRFEQWKEHFHYDNNPPLVAKSVIHCSECHHPGSYKEHGHSGCKFCESTRYCKPNDSKYCCSCEWHQLERVKQASAVEDSIRKKANSCEGFPFSQVIQEFLVNKNKLINIKECRRPNLLSFQIFASEKMEWSKHYACKKLLVLLTYYDMIQRKYGYIDSKQMQAIRIVKTRVKKGIPCFEIEWQKPEHYVDEEDEPAELFVVTVEEESLFQAAYPDIVALYQAEKSEVRKKKQKNRKGRPKEKELSNVYDEVTNLLSQMNLKARCGILPVQESMLDKEKDQLHQGSTESKETVLAAASCISTVQKPASAALLPLTASCYSLLQSTVPDSSVLPAQFTKGSGMSAASSITSGLQLSSIDWEGTFFSGSPAHGGDAQDPAANLTTCIKHSRPLDHETVRNRSEYSDAMQSDQHLLDSADDLVLNDAIGQLQKQSLTEKILKNTSMPSKPLLSAGITQLEPLKCFKQTEETLNLDEDYIPFSCQLNKMVQESKNMLSEKSTEDSSVHIYQDKYKRDDSLAGMMQKGRNISSSTSLALSWQTTETLHPGYEMHQVSQKPEDVVTGCHIEKAYMQATWKTSFKKSVCQNRCSSSEDSDDGNINKNQIYEQQKGQPNHGQFKKCFTKKRSNIVSGKRTNSDSVLIIEGKEKPTSSKKDGNSFSLQETPKPSSLRDVNCFQSPEQQFESLGSGPTQQAKGALLSYAWADSPLPLSERLKRRIQIN